The following are encoded together in the Chlorocebus sabaeus isolate Y175 chromosome 20, mChlSab1.0.hap1, whole genome shotgun sequence genome:
- the KCNC4 gene encoding voltage-gated potassium channel KCNC4 isoform X2, whose amino-acid sequence MISSVCVSSYRGRKSGNKPPSKTCLKEEMAKGEASEKIIINVGGTRHETYRSTLRTLPGTRLAWLADPDGGGRPETDGGGAGGSGGGGCEFFFDRHPGVFAYVLNYYRTGKLHCPADVCGPLFEEELTFWGIDETDVEPCCWMTYRQHRDAEEALDIFESPDGGGSGAGPSDEAGDDERELALQRLGPHEGGAGHGAGSGGCRGWQPRMWALFEDPYSSRAARVVAFASLFFILVSITTFCLETHEAFNIDRNVTEILRVGNITSVHFRREVETEPILTYIEGVCVLWFTLEFLVRIVCCPDTLDFVKNLLNIIDFVAILPFYLEVGLSGLSSKAARDVLGFLRVVRFVRILRIFKLTRHFVGLRVLGHTLRASTNEFLLLIIFLALGVLIFATMIYYAERIGARPSDPRGNDHTDFKNIPIGFWWAVVTMTTLGYGDMYPKTWSGMLVGALCALAGVLTIAMPVPVIVNNFGMYYSLAMAKQKLPKKRKKHVPRPAQLESPMYCKSEETSPRDSTYSDTSPPAREEGMIERKRADSKQNGDANAVLSDEEGAGLTQPLASSPTPEERRALRRSTTRDRNKKAAACFLLSAGDYACADGSVRKGLPALKTHLPRRGDSSSSSLHPSGSAS is encoded by the exons ATGATCAGCTCGGTGTGTGTCTCCTCCTACCGCGGGCGCAAGTCGGGGAACAAGCCTCCGTCCAAAACATGTCTGAAGGAGGAGATGGCCAAGGGCGAGGCGTCGGAGAAGATCATCATCAACGTGGGTGGCACGCGACATGAGACCTACCGCAGCACCCTGCGCACCCTACCGGGAACCCGCCTCGCCTGGCTGGCCGACCCCGACGGCGGGGGCCGGCCCGAGACCGATGGCGGCGGTGcgggcggcagcggcggcggggGCTGCGAGTTCTTCTTCGACAGGCACCCGGGCGTCTTCGCCTACGTGCTCAACTACTACCGCACTGGCAAGCTGCACTGCCCCGCCGACGTGTGCGGGCCGCTCTTCGAAGAGGAGCTCACCTTCTGGGGCATCGACGAGACCGACGTGGAACCCTGCTGCTGGATGACCTACCGGCAGCACCGCGACGCCGAGGAGGCGCTCGACATCTTCGAGAGTCCAGACGGAGGCGGCAGCGGCGCGGGGCCCAGCGACGAGGCCGGCGACGATGAACGGGAGCTGGCCCTGCAGCGATTGGGCCCCCACGAGGGAGGCGCGGGCCACGGCGCCGGGTCTGGGGGCTGCCGCGGCTGGCAGCCCCGCATGTGGGCGCTCTTCGAGGATCCCTACTCTTCCCGGGCGGCTAGG GTAGTGGCCTTTGCCTCTCTCTTCTTCATCCTGGTCTCCATCACCACTTTCTGCCTGGAGACACATGAGGCCTTTAATATCGACCGCAATGTGACAGAGATCCTCCGCGTAGGGAACATCACCAGCGTGCACTTCCGGCGGGAGGTAGAGACAGAGCCCATCCTGACCTACATCGAGGGTGTATGCGTGCTGTGGTTCACGTTGGAGTTCCTGGTGCGAATCGTGTGCTGCCCTGACACGCTGGACTTCGTCAAGAATCTGCTCAACATCATCGACTTTGTGGCCATCCTGCCCTTCTACCTGGAGGTGGGGCTGAGCGGCCTGTCATCCAAGGCAGCCCGCGACGTGCTGGGCTTCCTGCGCGTGGTGCGCTTCGTGCGCATCCTGCGTATCTTCAAGCTCACACGCCACTTCGTGGGGCTGCGCGTGCTGGGCCACACGCTGAGGGCCAGCACCAATGAGTTCCTGCTGCTTATCATCTTCCTGGCCCTGGGCGTGCTCATCTTTGCCACCATGATCTACTATGCTGAGCGCATCGGGGCCAGGCCCTCCGACCCTCGGGGTAATGACCACACCGACTTCAAGAACATCCCCATTGGCTTCTGGTGGGCTGTGGTCACCATGACGACACTGGGCTATGGAGACATGTACCCCAAGACGTGGTCAGGCATGCTGGTAGGGGCACTGTGTGCGCTGGCTGGCGTGCTTACCATCGCCATGCCGGTGCCTGTCATCGTCAACAACTTTGGCATGTACTACTCCCTGGCCATGGCCAAGCAGAAACTGCCCAAGAAGCGGAAGAAGCACGTGCCACGGCCAGCCCAGCTGGAGTCGCCCATGTACTGCAAGTCTGAGGAGACCTCCCCCCGGGACAGCACCTACAGTGATACCAGCCCTCCTGCCCGGGAAGAGGGTATGATCGAGAGGAAACGGGCAG ACTCTAAGCAGAATGGCGATGCCAACGCAGTGCTGTCCGATGAGGAGGGAGCTGGCCTCACCCAACCCCTggcctcctcccccacccctgaGGAGCGCCGGGCCCTGCGACGCTCCACCACTCGAGACAGAAACAAGAAGGCAGCTGCCTGCTTCCTGCTCAGCGCTGGGGACTATGCCTGCGCTGATGGTAGTGTCCGGAA
- the KCNC4 gene encoding voltage-gated potassium channel KCNC4 isoform X4, producing the protein MISSVCVSSYRGRKSGNKPPSKTCLKEEMAKGEASEKIIINVGGTRHETYRSTLRTLPGTRLAWLADPDGGGRPETDGGGAGGSGGGGCEFFFDRHPGVFAYVLNYYRTGKLHCPADVCGPLFEEELTFWGIDETDVEPCCWMTYRQHRDAEEALDIFESPDGGGSGAGPSDEAGDDERELALQRLGPHEGGAGHGAGSGGCRGWQPRMWALFEDPYSSRAARVVAFASLFFILVSITTFCLETHEAFNIDRNVTEILRVGNITSVHFRREVETEPILTYIEGVCVLWFTLEFLVRIVCCPDTLDFVKNLLNIIDFVAILPFYLEVGLSGLSSKAARDVLGFLRVVRFVRILRIFKLTRHFVGLRVLGHTLRASTNEFLLLIIFLALGVLIFATMIYYAERIGARPSDPRGNDHTDFKNIPIGFWWAVVTMTTLGYGDMYPKTWSGMLVGALCALAGVLTIAMPVPVIVNNFGMYYSLAMAKQKLPKKRKKHVPRPAQLESPMYCKSEETSPRDSTYSDTSPPAREEGMIERKRADSKQNGDANAVLSDEEGAGLTQPLASSPTPEERRALRRSTTRDRNKKAAACFLLSAGDYACADGSVRKGKV; encoded by the exons ATGATCAGCTCGGTGTGTGTCTCCTCCTACCGCGGGCGCAAGTCGGGGAACAAGCCTCCGTCCAAAACATGTCTGAAGGAGGAGATGGCCAAGGGCGAGGCGTCGGAGAAGATCATCATCAACGTGGGTGGCACGCGACATGAGACCTACCGCAGCACCCTGCGCACCCTACCGGGAACCCGCCTCGCCTGGCTGGCCGACCCCGACGGCGGGGGCCGGCCCGAGACCGATGGCGGCGGTGcgggcggcagcggcggcggggGCTGCGAGTTCTTCTTCGACAGGCACCCGGGCGTCTTCGCCTACGTGCTCAACTACTACCGCACTGGCAAGCTGCACTGCCCCGCCGACGTGTGCGGGCCGCTCTTCGAAGAGGAGCTCACCTTCTGGGGCATCGACGAGACCGACGTGGAACCCTGCTGCTGGATGACCTACCGGCAGCACCGCGACGCCGAGGAGGCGCTCGACATCTTCGAGAGTCCAGACGGAGGCGGCAGCGGCGCGGGGCCCAGCGACGAGGCCGGCGACGATGAACGGGAGCTGGCCCTGCAGCGATTGGGCCCCCACGAGGGAGGCGCGGGCCACGGCGCCGGGTCTGGGGGCTGCCGCGGCTGGCAGCCCCGCATGTGGGCGCTCTTCGAGGATCCCTACTCTTCCCGGGCGGCTAGG GTAGTGGCCTTTGCCTCTCTCTTCTTCATCCTGGTCTCCATCACCACTTTCTGCCTGGAGACACATGAGGCCTTTAATATCGACCGCAATGTGACAGAGATCCTCCGCGTAGGGAACATCACCAGCGTGCACTTCCGGCGGGAGGTAGAGACAGAGCCCATCCTGACCTACATCGAGGGTGTATGCGTGCTGTGGTTCACGTTGGAGTTCCTGGTGCGAATCGTGTGCTGCCCTGACACGCTGGACTTCGTCAAGAATCTGCTCAACATCATCGACTTTGTGGCCATCCTGCCCTTCTACCTGGAGGTGGGGCTGAGCGGCCTGTCATCCAAGGCAGCCCGCGACGTGCTGGGCTTCCTGCGCGTGGTGCGCTTCGTGCGCATCCTGCGTATCTTCAAGCTCACACGCCACTTCGTGGGGCTGCGCGTGCTGGGCCACACGCTGAGGGCCAGCACCAATGAGTTCCTGCTGCTTATCATCTTCCTGGCCCTGGGCGTGCTCATCTTTGCCACCATGATCTACTATGCTGAGCGCATCGGGGCCAGGCCCTCCGACCCTCGGGGTAATGACCACACCGACTTCAAGAACATCCCCATTGGCTTCTGGTGGGCTGTGGTCACCATGACGACACTGGGCTATGGAGACATGTACCCCAAGACGTGGTCAGGCATGCTGGTAGGGGCACTGTGTGCGCTGGCTGGCGTGCTTACCATCGCCATGCCGGTGCCTGTCATCGTCAACAACTTTGGCATGTACTACTCCCTGGCCATGGCCAAGCAGAAACTGCCCAAGAAGCGGAAGAAGCACGTGCCACGGCCAGCCCAGCTGGAGTCGCCCATGTACTGCAAGTCTGAGGAGACCTCCCCCCGGGACAGCACCTACAGTGATACCAGCCCTCCTGCCCGGGAAGAGGGTATGATCGAGAGGAAACGGGCAG ACTCTAAGCAGAATGGCGATGCCAACGCAGTGCTGTCCGATGAGGAGGGAGCTGGCCTCACCCAACCCCTggcctcctcccccacccctgaGGAGCGCCGGGCCCTGCGACGCTCCACCACTCGAGACAGAAACAAGAAGGCAGCTGCCTGCTTCCTGCTCAGCGCTGGGGACTATGCCTGCGCTGATGGTAGTGTCCGGAA
- the KCNC4 gene encoding voltage-gated potassium channel KCNC4 isoform X3 has translation MISSVCVSSYRGRKSGNKPPSKTCLKEEMAKGEASEKIIINVGGTRHETYRSTLRTLPGTRLAWLADPDGGGRPETDGGGAGGSGGGGCEFFFDRHPGVFAYVLNYYRTGKLHCPADVCGPLFEEELTFWGIDETDVEPCCWMTYRQHRDAEEALDIFESPDGGGSGAGPSDEAGDDERELALQRLGPHEGGAGHGAGSGGCRGWQPRMWALFEDPYSSRAARVVAFASLFFILVSITTFCLETHEAFNIDRNVTEILRVGNITSVHFRREVETEPILTYIEGVCVLWFTLEFLVRIVCCPDTLDFVKNLLNIIDFVAILPFYLEVGLSGLSSKAARDVLGFLRVVRFVRILRIFKLTRHFVGLRVLGHTLRASTNEFLLLIIFLALGVLIFATMIYYAERIGARPSDPRGNDHTDFKNIPIGFWWAVVTMTTLGYGDMYPKTWSGMLVGALCALAGVLTIAMPVPVIVNNFGMYYSLAMAKQKLPKKRKKHVPRPAQLESPMYCKSEETSPRDSTYSDTSPPAREEGMIERKRADSKQNGDANAVLSDEEGAGLTQPLASSPTPEERRALRRSTTRDRNKKAAACFLLSAGDYACADGSVRKETCQDALSSNYAQAEVLTLS, from the exons ATGATCAGCTCGGTGTGTGTCTCCTCCTACCGCGGGCGCAAGTCGGGGAACAAGCCTCCGTCCAAAACATGTCTGAAGGAGGAGATGGCCAAGGGCGAGGCGTCGGAGAAGATCATCATCAACGTGGGTGGCACGCGACATGAGACCTACCGCAGCACCCTGCGCACCCTACCGGGAACCCGCCTCGCCTGGCTGGCCGACCCCGACGGCGGGGGCCGGCCCGAGACCGATGGCGGCGGTGcgggcggcagcggcggcggggGCTGCGAGTTCTTCTTCGACAGGCACCCGGGCGTCTTCGCCTACGTGCTCAACTACTACCGCACTGGCAAGCTGCACTGCCCCGCCGACGTGTGCGGGCCGCTCTTCGAAGAGGAGCTCACCTTCTGGGGCATCGACGAGACCGACGTGGAACCCTGCTGCTGGATGACCTACCGGCAGCACCGCGACGCCGAGGAGGCGCTCGACATCTTCGAGAGTCCAGACGGAGGCGGCAGCGGCGCGGGGCCCAGCGACGAGGCCGGCGACGATGAACGGGAGCTGGCCCTGCAGCGATTGGGCCCCCACGAGGGAGGCGCGGGCCACGGCGCCGGGTCTGGGGGCTGCCGCGGCTGGCAGCCCCGCATGTGGGCGCTCTTCGAGGATCCCTACTCTTCCCGGGCGGCTAGG GTAGTGGCCTTTGCCTCTCTCTTCTTCATCCTGGTCTCCATCACCACTTTCTGCCTGGAGACACATGAGGCCTTTAATATCGACCGCAATGTGACAGAGATCCTCCGCGTAGGGAACATCACCAGCGTGCACTTCCGGCGGGAGGTAGAGACAGAGCCCATCCTGACCTACATCGAGGGTGTATGCGTGCTGTGGTTCACGTTGGAGTTCCTGGTGCGAATCGTGTGCTGCCCTGACACGCTGGACTTCGTCAAGAATCTGCTCAACATCATCGACTTTGTGGCCATCCTGCCCTTCTACCTGGAGGTGGGGCTGAGCGGCCTGTCATCCAAGGCAGCCCGCGACGTGCTGGGCTTCCTGCGCGTGGTGCGCTTCGTGCGCATCCTGCGTATCTTCAAGCTCACACGCCACTTCGTGGGGCTGCGCGTGCTGGGCCACACGCTGAGGGCCAGCACCAATGAGTTCCTGCTGCTTATCATCTTCCTGGCCCTGGGCGTGCTCATCTTTGCCACCATGATCTACTATGCTGAGCGCATCGGGGCCAGGCCCTCCGACCCTCGGGGTAATGACCACACCGACTTCAAGAACATCCCCATTGGCTTCTGGTGGGCTGTGGTCACCATGACGACACTGGGCTATGGAGACATGTACCCCAAGACGTGGTCAGGCATGCTGGTAGGGGCACTGTGTGCGCTGGCTGGCGTGCTTACCATCGCCATGCCGGTGCCTGTCATCGTCAACAACTTTGGCATGTACTACTCCCTGGCCATGGCCAAGCAGAAACTGCCCAAGAAGCGGAAGAAGCACGTGCCACGGCCAGCCCAGCTGGAGTCGCCCATGTACTGCAAGTCTGAGGAGACCTCCCCCCGGGACAGCACCTACAGTGATACCAGCCCTCCTGCCCGGGAAGAGGGTATGATCGAGAGGAAACGGGCAG ACTCTAAGCAGAATGGCGATGCCAACGCAGTGCTGTCCGATGAGGAGGGAGCTGGCCTCACCCAACCCCTggcctcctcccccacccctgaGGAGCGCCGGGCCCTGCGACGCTCCACCACTCGAGACAGAAACAAGAAGGCAGCTGCCTGCTTCCTGCTCAGCGCTGGGGACTATGCCTGCGCTGATGGTAGTGTCCGGAA
- the KCNC4 gene encoding voltage-gated potassium channel KCNC4 isoform X1 has protein sequence MISSVCVSSYRGRKSGNKPPSKTCLKEEMAKGEASEKIIINVGGTRHETYRSTLRTLPGTRLAWLADPDGGGRPETDGGGAGGSGGGGCEFFFDRHPGVFAYVLNYYRTGKLHCPADVCGPLFEEELTFWGIDETDVEPCCWMTYRQHRDAEEALDIFESPDGGGSGAGPSDEAGDDERELALQRLGPHEGGAGHGAGSGGCRGWQPRMWALFEDPYSSRAARVVAFASLFFILVSITTFCLETHEAFNIDRNVTEILRVGNITSVHFRREVETEPILTYIEGVCVLWFTLEFLVRIVCCPDTLDFVKNLLNIIDFVAILPFYLEVGLSGLSSKAARDVLGFLRVVRFVRILRIFKLTRHFVGLRVLGHTLRASTNEFLLLIIFLALGVLIFATMIYYAERIGARPSDPRGNDHTDFKNIPIGFWWAVVTMTTLGYGDMYPKTWSGMLVGALCALAGVLTIAMPVPVIVNNFGMYYSLAMAKQKLPKKRKKHVPRPAQLESPMYCKSEETSPRDSTYSDTSPPAREEGMIERKRADSKQNGDANAVLSDEEGAGLTQPLASSPTPEERRALRRSTTRDRNKKAAACFLLSAGDYACADGSVRKGTFVLRDLPLQHSPEAACPPTAGTLFLPH, from the exons ATGATCAGCTCGGTGTGTGTCTCCTCCTACCGCGGGCGCAAGTCGGGGAACAAGCCTCCGTCCAAAACATGTCTGAAGGAGGAGATGGCCAAGGGCGAGGCGTCGGAGAAGATCATCATCAACGTGGGTGGCACGCGACATGAGACCTACCGCAGCACCCTGCGCACCCTACCGGGAACCCGCCTCGCCTGGCTGGCCGACCCCGACGGCGGGGGCCGGCCCGAGACCGATGGCGGCGGTGcgggcggcagcggcggcggggGCTGCGAGTTCTTCTTCGACAGGCACCCGGGCGTCTTCGCCTACGTGCTCAACTACTACCGCACTGGCAAGCTGCACTGCCCCGCCGACGTGTGCGGGCCGCTCTTCGAAGAGGAGCTCACCTTCTGGGGCATCGACGAGACCGACGTGGAACCCTGCTGCTGGATGACCTACCGGCAGCACCGCGACGCCGAGGAGGCGCTCGACATCTTCGAGAGTCCAGACGGAGGCGGCAGCGGCGCGGGGCCCAGCGACGAGGCCGGCGACGATGAACGGGAGCTGGCCCTGCAGCGATTGGGCCCCCACGAGGGAGGCGCGGGCCACGGCGCCGGGTCTGGGGGCTGCCGCGGCTGGCAGCCCCGCATGTGGGCGCTCTTCGAGGATCCCTACTCTTCCCGGGCGGCTAGG GTAGTGGCCTTTGCCTCTCTCTTCTTCATCCTGGTCTCCATCACCACTTTCTGCCTGGAGACACATGAGGCCTTTAATATCGACCGCAATGTGACAGAGATCCTCCGCGTAGGGAACATCACCAGCGTGCACTTCCGGCGGGAGGTAGAGACAGAGCCCATCCTGACCTACATCGAGGGTGTATGCGTGCTGTGGTTCACGTTGGAGTTCCTGGTGCGAATCGTGTGCTGCCCTGACACGCTGGACTTCGTCAAGAATCTGCTCAACATCATCGACTTTGTGGCCATCCTGCCCTTCTACCTGGAGGTGGGGCTGAGCGGCCTGTCATCCAAGGCAGCCCGCGACGTGCTGGGCTTCCTGCGCGTGGTGCGCTTCGTGCGCATCCTGCGTATCTTCAAGCTCACACGCCACTTCGTGGGGCTGCGCGTGCTGGGCCACACGCTGAGGGCCAGCACCAATGAGTTCCTGCTGCTTATCATCTTCCTGGCCCTGGGCGTGCTCATCTTTGCCACCATGATCTACTATGCTGAGCGCATCGGGGCCAGGCCCTCCGACCCTCGGGGTAATGACCACACCGACTTCAAGAACATCCCCATTGGCTTCTGGTGGGCTGTGGTCACCATGACGACACTGGGCTATGGAGACATGTACCCCAAGACGTGGTCAGGCATGCTGGTAGGGGCACTGTGTGCGCTGGCTGGCGTGCTTACCATCGCCATGCCGGTGCCTGTCATCGTCAACAACTTTGGCATGTACTACTCCCTGGCCATGGCCAAGCAGAAACTGCCCAAGAAGCGGAAGAAGCACGTGCCACGGCCAGCCCAGCTGGAGTCGCCCATGTACTGCAAGTCTGAGGAGACCTCCCCCCGGGACAGCACCTACAGTGATACCAGCCCTCCTGCCCGGGAAGAGGGTATGATCGAGAGGAAACGGGCAG ACTCTAAGCAGAATGGCGATGCCAACGCAGTGCTGTCCGATGAGGAGGGAGCTGGCCTCACCCAACCCCTggcctcctcccccacccctgaGGAGCGCCGGGCCCTGCGACGCTCCACCACTCGAGACAGAAACAAGAAGGCAGCTGCCTGCTTCCTGCTCAGCGCTGGGGACTATGCCTGCGCTGATGGTAGTGTCCGGAA
- the KCNC4 gene encoding voltage-gated potassium channel KCNC4 isoform X5, which produces MISSVCVSSYRGRKSGNKPPSKTCLKEEMAKGEASEKIIINVGGTRHETYRSTLRTLPGTRLAWLADPDGGGRPETDGGGAGGSGGGGCEFFFDRHPGVFAYVLNYYRTGKLHCPADVCGPLFEEELTFWGIDETDVEPCCWMTYRQHRDAEEALDIFESPDGGGSGAGPSDEAGDDERELALQRLGPHEGGAGHGAGSGGCRGWQPRMWALFEDPYSSRAARVVAFASLFFILVSITTFCLETHEAFNIDRNVTEILRVGNITSVHFRREVETEPILTYIEGVCVLWFTLEFLVRIVCCPDTLDFVKNLLNIIDFVAILPFYLEVGLSGLSSKAARDVLGFLRVVRFVRILRIFKLTRHFVGLRVLGHTLRASTNEFLLLIIFLALGVLIFATMIYYAERIGARPSDPRGNDHTDFKNIPIGFWWAVVTMTTLGYGDMYPKTWSGMLVGALCALAGVLTIAMPVPVIVNNFGMYYSLAMAKQKLPKKRKKHVPRPAQLESPMYCKSEETSPRDSTYSDTSPPAREEGMIERKRADSKQNGDANAVLSDEEGAGLTQPLASSPTPEERRALRRSTTRDRNKKAAACFLLSAGDYACADGSVRKGCGKSRSLNNIAGAAGTSLGLSPLASRYSSPYPLRKFLLTPFHPLTGPPPGHSAP; this is translated from the exons ATGATCAGCTCGGTGTGTGTCTCCTCCTACCGCGGGCGCAAGTCGGGGAACAAGCCTCCGTCCAAAACATGTCTGAAGGAGGAGATGGCCAAGGGCGAGGCGTCGGAGAAGATCATCATCAACGTGGGTGGCACGCGACATGAGACCTACCGCAGCACCCTGCGCACCCTACCGGGAACCCGCCTCGCCTGGCTGGCCGACCCCGACGGCGGGGGCCGGCCCGAGACCGATGGCGGCGGTGcgggcggcagcggcggcggggGCTGCGAGTTCTTCTTCGACAGGCACCCGGGCGTCTTCGCCTACGTGCTCAACTACTACCGCACTGGCAAGCTGCACTGCCCCGCCGACGTGTGCGGGCCGCTCTTCGAAGAGGAGCTCACCTTCTGGGGCATCGACGAGACCGACGTGGAACCCTGCTGCTGGATGACCTACCGGCAGCACCGCGACGCCGAGGAGGCGCTCGACATCTTCGAGAGTCCAGACGGAGGCGGCAGCGGCGCGGGGCCCAGCGACGAGGCCGGCGACGATGAACGGGAGCTGGCCCTGCAGCGATTGGGCCCCCACGAGGGAGGCGCGGGCCACGGCGCCGGGTCTGGGGGCTGCCGCGGCTGGCAGCCCCGCATGTGGGCGCTCTTCGAGGATCCCTACTCTTCCCGGGCGGCTAGG GTAGTGGCCTTTGCCTCTCTCTTCTTCATCCTGGTCTCCATCACCACTTTCTGCCTGGAGACACATGAGGCCTTTAATATCGACCGCAATGTGACAGAGATCCTCCGCGTAGGGAACATCACCAGCGTGCACTTCCGGCGGGAGGTAGAGACAGAGCCCATCCTGACCTACATCGAGGGTGTATGCGTGCTGTGGTTCACGTTGGAGTTCCTGGTGCGAATCGTGTGCTGCCCTGACACGCTGGACTTCGTCAAGAATCTGCTCAACATCATCGACTTTGTGGCCATCCTGCCCTTCTACCTGGAGGTGGGGCTGAGCGGCCTGTCATCCAAGGCAGCCCGCGACGTGCTGGGCTTCCTGCGCGTGGTGCGCTTCGTGCGCATCCTGCGTATCTTCAAGCTCACACGCCACTTCGTGGGGCTGCGCGTGCTGGGCCACACGCTGAGGGCCAGCACCAATGAGTTCCTGCTGCTTATCATCTTCCTGGCCCTGGGCGTGCTCATCTTTGCCACCATGATCTACTATGCTGAGCGCATCGGGGCCAGGCCCTCCGACCCTCGGGGTAATGACCACACCGACTTCAAGAACATCCCCATTGGCTTCTGGTGGGCTGTGGTCACCATGACGACACTGGGCTATGGAGACATGTACCCCAAGACGTGGTCAGGCATGCTGGTAGGGGCACTGTGTGCGCTGGCTGGCGTGCTTACCATCGCCATGCCGGTGCCTGTCATCGTCAACAACTTTGGCATGTACTACTCCCTGGCCATGGCCAAGCAGAAACTGCCCAAGAAGCGGAAGAAGCACGTGCCACGGCCAGCCCAGCTGGAGTCGCCCATGTACTGCAAGTCTGAGGAGACCTCCCCCCGGGACAGCACCTACAGTGATACCAGCCCTCCTGCCCGGGAAGAGGGTATGATCGAGAGGAAACGGGCAG ACTCTAAGCAGAATGGCGATGCCAACGCAGTGCTGTCCGATGAGGAGGGAGCTGGCCTCACCCAACCCCTggcctcctcccccacccctgaGGAGCGCCGGGCCCTGCGACGCTCCACCACTCGAGACAGAAACAAGAAGGCAGCTGCCTGCTTCCTGCTCAGCGCTGGGGACTATGCCTGCGCTGATGGTAGTGTCCGGAA